Genomic segment of Aquarana catesbeiana isolate 2022-GZ linkage group LG02, ASM4218655v1, whole genome shotgun sequence:
tatatatatatatatatatatatatatatatatatatatatatatatatatatatatatgctttctaTATATTGTCTATCTATGAACTGATATATTTTTCCCATTATTCACTTATCCTCCTCTTATGTGGGAGCACGTTCACTTTTGATCTGGTGTAAGGAGTTTAGTATAATAATTCATACTGCTTCTTGACAAACCACTTAGCACtatatagggtagcgccaatcaccccattctCTATACATTGAAGCTGGAAGGACCCTTGTTGCCTATAACttgatcctgctgggtgagcttgcctgaactgggactttgctatgttatatgctgtggctgggatgctgagcatgatttaaaaggactgtcttatactggagtttttgttgttgtttgaactGCCTATAAAGACTGTCAATTTTCTGTTGCATTTTGCTGAgtaaagccttttaagttgactgaactgtctCACAGCTGCTTAACCCCTCGGATCCTGACTaacgctttcagaaatagaagttttaatagtttatcaattaacaaattggaaagtaaatgaacagaagagaaatccaaatcaaatcaatataatGTGTGTTACCACCCTTTGCTTTCAAAATGGtattaattcttctaggtacatttgcacacagtttttgaagaatgttccaaacatcttggagaactaaccacagctcttctgtggatgtaggctgcctcaaatccttcttttTCGTCATGTAATCCCACACAAActtgatggtgagatcagggctctgtggtggACAAACCATCAGGACTCCTTGTTATACCTTATGCTGAagatctgcctgtatttctccgcATTGAGGATGCCAataatcctgaccaaatctccattacatttgcagaaatgcagccccaaacttgcaaggaacctccaccatgcttcactgttgcttgcagataatcattattgtaccgctctcctgTCTCCTGTTACAGTCAAATATTTCAAatgttgactcatcagtccagagcacctgctgtcatttttctgcaccccagttcttatgttttcatgcatagttgagtcgcttagcctggtttccacattggaggtatggctttttggccgcaattcttccatgaagaccacctaCATAGTTGGTGAGGCTGAAAAGACACcggtccattcagttcaacctcctggtgtgtgtgtgtgtgtgtgtttatgtcaatagtacattgtctacccctgtatgttgtggtcattaagaTGCCcagctaatagtttttttaaacttccGACGCTCCCTGGTGATACCACTGCTTGTTTAAGAGaactccacatccttaccgctctgacagtaatgaaccctctacgcagtttaaggttttagtgaatggccacgtgtcttttaaaattccctttcactgaatagtttatttttttccctATACTAGGGTCGccagtacagtatttgtgcattgatatcacatcccctctcaagcgtctcctctccagagagaataagttcaatgctttgTAGTCTTTCCCCTTAGATGAGTTCCTCCATTctcttaattagctttgttgcccttctctggactctctccagttccagcacatccttcctgaggacaggtgcccagaactggacggcatactcaagatgcgcccgaaccagagtcttgtagagtgggagaattatcgttttatctctggcgtgaATCCACTTTTTAATGAatgtattgcatgccattgctgaccctgtcatctactaagacacccaggtcctttcccattctggattcccccagaggttctccccctcatttgccatgtagttgcccaccccattattttgtttaggtcttcttgcaaggtttccacatcctgcttagAAATGTATttccctgcttaactttgtatcatccgcaaatactgagattgagctgtttatcccatcctctagattgtttataaataaattaaacaggatcggacccaggacagatccctgggggaccccactttccacaccagaccattctgcgTACTCATCATTTATCACCACCTtttggactcgcccctgtagccagttttcaatccaggtactcaccctatggcccatgcctacataccttagtttgtacagtaaacatttgtggggaactcGATCGAATGTCTTttgaaaatccagatacaccacatccacaggccttcctttatcaagatggcagctcactttttcatagaagattaatagattggtctggcaagaacgattcttcatgaactcatgctgattactactaatgatactgtattcattactaaaatcttgtctatagtcccttatcattccctccaatagcttgcagacaattgatgttaggctacctggcctgtagttcccagggctatgtcttggcccttttttaaatattgttgccatttggtcccggtgacttatattttatgtttttaaagtctgtttctgattctgtcttctgttagccatgagggtgctttctgtgacgTGTTATTAGAATTAACATTACCGCCTTGGTTACTGTATTCCCACatttcctttgtgaagactgagaacaatttattcaaaacctttgccttctctgtccttttgtaaccaaattcccttcatcatcctttatggggccaatatgttctggcctcactttcatattgtttatatacttaaagaatttcttgattttttttatttatttttttttttttacttgctatcCTCCGCTATTGTTTTTTATGTTCTAGCTTAGCTGCCCTGATTACACTCTTACATTCCTTATTGgcttctttgtaaagttggaatgctgacaatgacccctcagccttctattttttgaaggccttttcttttgcttttatatgcatttttgcattggagTTTAGCCAccaagggttttttttgttttgtttttttttagctctctCAAACTTATTTCCTGTTGGAATGCACTgaccaatacctttatttagtatgctcttaaagcaaaaagcgcaaatttagggaagttggctcttttgaaatccagtgtctttgtaTTGCCCTTGTGCTTCCTAtatctgtgatttatactgaaactaattgacttttcgctgtttcctaaattgccccatatttctacatcccccaccaggtctgtattgttagtaatcagtaggtctagtaaagctttgtttcttgttggtgcattcaccatctgacccatgaatttgtcctgcaagacatttagaaaatgGCAAGTCTTAGACAAATGCATGGTTCCttttggatagttaaaatcccccattataatgacatttcccatccttgccgccattccaagttgtgataggaggtccgtgtccgcctcccacacctccctctggttggggggcctatagcatacacccagtattactttcccattACTTTGCTCCCTTCCTCCCtacccacaaggattccacctcctcccttgctcccttagtaatgtcatccctcacattcgcTTGCACGTCATTCttaaaatacaggcatacccctcccccttttttaccctccctatctctgctATCTCAGGGGTATTCAGGGAATACCCCTGAATAGTTGCCAGCAaatcatgagagctgtcaaaccaagtctctgaaattcccaaaaaatcgaaatcctcctcataCATTAGCAGCTTCAGATCTCCTATTTTATTAGCTAGACTTCTAGCATTGCCTCATAACTTTGTCAGGTTGCATATTATTTCCTTATTGTTATGATGCTGCAGTTTGGATTTGCCAACTTGCTTACCTTCGGTTTTGGTATTATAGTCACCCTACCATTAATTCCCCCAATATTACCCAATTATTAACCTTGTTCCATGCTGGCTGTCTCTACATCTGGACCCACCCCCTCATCTCCTAGTTTAAAGGCCtttctaacttttcagccatcttctctcccagtagagctgcaccctccccattaaggtgcagtctgtccctgttAAAGAGCCGGTACTCACTGAAAAGTCAGCTCATTTATCCAGGAACCCGAACACTTCCTTTCTACATcggctcctcagccacttgttaacttGCCTAATCTCCCACTGCCTTCCCggtgtggctcaaggtactggtagtatttctgagaatactaccttggaggtcctactcctcaatttagctcctaagtccctgaaatcattttttaggactctccatcttcctctgactttgtcactggggccaacgtgcaccatgaaagCTGGGTCCTCCtccagccccacccaataatctgtccaccagatccacgATGTGCCAAACCCAAGCGATACTGTTTAGTGCTTACGGTCTTTTTGACAGctagccctctctgtccttctaatgattgaatcccctaccaccagaatctttcACTACCCTTAGCCAATCTCctgccctcactggaggagtttttcccctggCAGTTAGGGgcgtcactctgctccagcaatgctggtccttGACTGGTTTCCCAAATATCACGCAACTTCTGGGCAGAActttccggacagtagatgggtgtacctgtgtCCCACTGGtctctgccagttctgtgctgatggcacagcTGGACATCTTTCagtgttgaagggaagtaagcatgatgtgtctttcaactGCCGCATTAAGTTTCTTTGGCCGACCACTGCGCATACGGTCCTCCAATGTTGCCCTTTTTCTTAGTGCTTCTTCAAAAAAGCTTGAACGGCACATTTTGAAATCCCAGTCTGCGTTGAaacctttgcctgggagagaccttgctgatgcagtataagtACCGTGTGTCTTGTTGCTATGCTCAGTCTTGCCAAGATTTATGACCTATGACATGAAACCGTCtaccacaacctcaccttagtaaccgagtttggctgttcctcacccagttttaagcccccTACACAGCTGttgctgtttcagttaatgactgtttttcaacctacatatgaaattgatgatcagtAGCACCTGGttagtataattggttaatcatacacaggactaatcctacaaaatccctgactttatgcaagtgtacaaagtgtgcaagtgtaagaacttaAGGAAGAAAAGGATacagtgcctctaagtgcagtatgtgtaGAACGCTGTATTGGTAATATAAGGTAAAACACTCATGACAGAATTGGGTAACAGTGTGTGGTATGAGCATGATGGTCCCGCTTTGTAGTGTCCGGGGGGAGAGATCCCTCTCAGCCTATGTCCCTGGTGTTCCAGCCAGCAGCTCGTACGACTTGTTTCCTGTACTGGCAGCTGTTCCAGATGGACTGAAAAagaagcatgcatgctccgaacgcaagGCTGCCTCCGCCACTCtgtacccagaagtgacgtcatccccGAGCCTCCAGCGATCTACTTTTTTCAGACCGAGCTGCCAGTACAGGAAGCTGCCGGCTGGAACTCCAGGGACATGGGCTAAGAGGAATCTCTCTGCTCCGGACACTACAGAGAAGGACCATCGTGCTCATACCACGCGCTGTTGCCTAATTCTCTTGTGTGTTTTACCTTGTACTATTAATACAATAATCtacacatactgcacttagaggcgctgtgtgCTTTTTACCTCATTTTCAGAGTTTGCTTATAGATCCTTCACACCTGCTGCTTTCAGTGctgtattttggggaaaaaaatgctaaaaaaaaaaaaaaacctgcctaaaacgtttgcacagtacgaaagatggatagatatctgGTAGTAATCGTATTTAGAAAAATCCGACAAGCTGGTTGTGCCTAAGTTGATTAatagatcgacttgggtacaatcagtctgcccatacatgaaattaaattcagccagtccctgctaaaccagtgaaatttggatccatgtatggccagcttaaaactgGCCCCCGCCAACCAGAGACTCAATGAGTAATCTCAGCTCCCACATCACTAAACGACTATTGATATTGCATTGTTATATGAACTTCACTGTAACAGCTTTTTGGCCAAATGTTGAAGCCATCTCTGCATTCttgctttaaaaataaaagtagGATGGCAGTAGCAGCCTTTTTGAGGAGAGATTTTGCAGCAAAAGTTGACACTGCAGTTAAAATTAGGGGGAGAGGCATATGTACATAGTATCAAAATCCTATATATTATGATATTATTTGCCTTTTTGTGTTACTATTTACTTTTTGTGCAAATTTTTTAATTCATTCTTAaatttttttccactgcaggtgcTTTTGGACATCATCTCCATCCCAACATTTCAGTCCATGCCGCAGTTTACATTTGCATGTTTCTGTGGCCTTCATGGGTTCTGCAATATGAAACCAAAGAAAGACAAGCCGCAAGCTGAACAGGAGACTTCGGTGTAAGGGACATATACTTTCCCCTCAATCATCAATCTTCATCGTGCATATaggatctcttcttttttttttttttttttttttttcttttgtagcttCATCTTTGTGATAGAAAGAACTGCAGTGAAATGCATTACTGGAACCTAGGAACAAAGGATATAACTGTATCCTTCCCTTTATGTAAGGGAATCAAGAAAGCATCATATGCCATTGAGACATGGGATCTTAAAACCTCATAGCATGAAAGGCTAAAAAATGTAACTTTATGGAACAATGATTTGAGTTAAAGTAATACTAATCTTTAAACATCCACCAAATGGATCTTCACACCAAAGTGTTTTGCACACTGTAGGACTAttcgagaaaaaaaatattttatattcaaACCAAATCGAACAAGTACCTTACTAATATATGTAGCAAACAATTTCAACAACTGCCAATGCCTTTGGTGATGTACTTGATGTTTGACAGAAAATGAGTATTCATACAATCTTTTAAAATGGTAAGATAGAGAGAACTGAGGCtcagaaaagaaaaacaatctcGGCAGTGATTACAAACCAGTGTAACACAATCTACATTTGTAGCTGCAACAAAATCATCTGGATCATGTTTATTAATATAGTATCTATGCTTTATCTATTTTATGAAATATGTGTAAGTAGGAGGAAACGTTAAGGAGTCAAATATACATAGTCCTATGGCGGCAATATAGTGAGAAAGAAACCATTATAGAGCACAGTGCCCCTGATGTATCAAAAATAATATATCATTAGAAATTATGttcatttcactgtttttttttttagtgagatgTTCAGAAAAACATACACCATAGCATGTTTATGTTCAGAAAACCACCAATGTAAAGTTGTGTTCCTAATACAGCAACATCTACAGCAATATATTTAGCACGAGCCATAGTATAGCAATACAGCATGATCAGGACATGCGTTAAAAATTGATAGACTTCTTTACTATGACGGCATGCCAGTAGTTCATGTCCAGTTACTAATGTACACAGAGAACTAGGGCTTTATTGTACAAACATAATAGTTGCAGtgcttttgaatatatatatatatatatatatatatatatatatatatatatatataggcttaaaatagaactatgggcaaaaggaaaaaaatatatatgatgctTTCTGTCATTagtattaaagggattgtaaagctttgttttttgttttgtttttttaaataacaaacatgtcatactttcctccactgtgcagttcgttttgcacagagtggccccgaacatcctcttctggggtccctgagcggcactggtggctcctcccccgCATCAAGTGTCCACTTTGGAGAAGCTCTCTCCTACGTTGGACACCCATGCggggcgctcccgagtcctgcatctgtgtccattcacagaatgcaggactcggccccgccccaggcatggcgtcattggatttgattgacagcagcgggagccaatggctgtactgctatcaatctatccaatcaggacacgagacaccagctataGCTGTTGTGCTCGTTCCCGGCTGGCaaaggatcggggtcaggtaagtaaaacgggggcttggggggggttgcagcaccacaggaggtttttcaccctaatgcatagaatgcattaaggtgaaaaaccatgagggtttacaacccatttaacacAGTAGTCCGCCTGTAACAAAGTTTGTTCTTACCTGTTTATCCTGCCAGTAgatccagtgatttttttttttatttttttttaacaagatcaCAAAAATGCAAATTTTGGAGCAAATCACTTTAAATTGACTTTTATATAGGTGATAAACATTTTAAAGCAAGCTTTTGTTTGAAAGAAAAGGTTTAACCGAATAAATGCTGATCATCCATATAATAGTTTGTTCCAGCTCTGACTTTTACTGCGCAGCTTTGCTTGCATGTAAAGGTCAATCTTTTTAATTATAGTGGGCTTTTAATTAGCATTTTTCTTAATGATGGCTGAACTCTATACTCAATACTCACATATGTTCTATATACAAGGGCTAGATATtgattttatatttaaattttataatTTGGTACAAACTTGACAAacaaccttaaaggagttgtagaggcagaaggtttattatcttaacgctttctatgcattaaggtaataaaaaccctttgtgtgtagcagcccccccagcacccccccccccccaaattacttaCCTTAGCCCGTTCTTTCTCCAGCTATGTCCACGAATGTCTTagctgtccgggacactcctcctgatttggcagagacacagcagcggcgccattggtgcccgagactgtcaatcaaagtcagtcggcCAATCAAGGGAGAAAGGGgagagattttacaatcactttaacatgccCTCTATATGTATTTTTAAGTTGTTCATATACTCATATAGAACCCTTTGACTATACGATCTAAAATACCCTTAGgaaaatttactaagactggaacaGCCAGAATCTGGAACccctgtgcatggcaaccaattaatttctagcttttattttcaaaggttaaagcagaactaaattctGCATTACTTACCTCTCCTTTAATGGTCTGGCATCACTAGCTAGTACCAGCATTTTCTATCCAGCTTCTTCCTGGTTCTGGACTGCAGCTATCTTCATTGACTGGTGTgggacagggctggactggcctcCTGGGATAGCAGGAAATTTTCCGGTAGGCTGGCTGCCCTGGGGCCGCTGTCAGCTAGGAGCTGTGAATGGGAGGCAGGGCTGGCTAAGGAAATGAATTCTAGGAGCTGAGGGCTGGAGGAGCATGTGGCTATTGTGCGGCAGGCAGGTCTGTGGTGTGCAGGAAGATAATGCAGGTAGGTGGGCGCATGGACACTTACTGTGTGTTCTCTGGGCAGTGGACTGATCATTTCTTGTAGTAGGGAACCCACAGCCAATAGCGCTGCTTAGGGGAGTACAAGGGAGGACTTGCTCCTCCTCCCGTTCATCCACATCCAATCAGCAGATAGTGAAGCCCTCCCCCACTCACATTTGACTGTAAGTGCTGGAGTGGGGCTGAATGGGGACGCCAAGAGGGAGATAAAAGGAGGTATGACTACAACAATACAAGTTCTGCAGGACACACAACTCTGGCTGAATGGAAAAATCAGGATCGTAGGGAGCACAGTAACATGCTGCTGGCCAGCTACAGTGTCTTCCAGATATCTATGTGATCAGGCAGCATGCAGGTTACTGATCagcctcccctccctcttgtctCCCTGGTTACTTTTTTTATCTGCCTAACCTGACCTGCACATTGTCTGATCGCACCGATAAGATCTCTGGAAGACCTGCAGCAGCATTCTATGAGACCAGGGACACatggctgttaaccatttcagcttgtaatcagctatttagccagagctctgtgtgtgctgcacagattgtttgatggggtttttttggAGGATTTACTGCTGGATCAGGCTAAAAGCTTCACGGACCCATTAAATGGGTACTGTCCTCCACTAATCTTGAACAGTTCAGTGTTTGCaagaaaatttgtattttggaaattggatgtgatGCTCTTTTCTGTCGCTTGGTTGTACTTTCAAAGGAAAATgactgacttgatcttgcagagatggtttaaatagagtggagcGAACCTGAGATACTATATACCTGTacactgagttcagctttaaatgcagtctctgaccatctcctgcatcaatcatgtctgcaatccctaacagtcccctgtactatgtctgcagtctctgaccatctcctgtgctatatctgcagtctctgaccatctcctgtgcaatatctgtagtctctgaccatctcctttataatgtctgcagtctctgaccatctcctgtactatatctgtagtctctgactatctcctgtaatatgtctgcagtctctgaccatctcctgtactatatctgtagtctctgaccatctcctgtactatatctgtagtctctgaccatctcctgtactatggctgcagtctctgaccatctcctgtactatggctgcagtctctgaccatcttctgcaatATGGCTGCActctctggccatcttctgtaatatggctgcactctctgaccatctcctgtaatgtgtctgcaatccctgcaggagaggacacacacatgagacacacacacacactgtacacacttcCCCATCTGCCACAGCAGAAGTATATTACAGCCTCCAGTCCTGGACCAGTACAGAGGGAGGATGCTTTATGGTGGGCGCTATGGCCAAGGCACATTTCACAATGGAATCCACCCTCCCCCAAAAGACAGTCATTCATTGGGTGCAATATACATATAGATGTAAAtacatacagtgtatgtgtgtgtatagatatagaggtgagagagggaaaaaaaacaaagaggaggagaaggaataaaaagagggggaggaacaaagaaagctGGTGAGAAAGAACATGacagatggatagagagagagcgatatatggggaaaaaaagcaagacATTAggctagagagagataaaagggaaagaaatgagAACAGAGAGAGTGATACATCCTAAGAGGTACCATAAGGGTACCTTATGCTAaatatactgtacgagtggaagggactcggtgCTAAATGTCTGCGGGTTAgtggtgcaaattacttgccttgggtgctgacaacccacgctacgctactatgaaattatttccagggctggttttcatgcccagtccggccctggtgtgGGATATTGACACTCCTGTGCATACACAGGAGTttagtcatcctggcacacaggatAAGTGTCAGAATGTATACTAAGCTGTCCTTGCGCAGTTAagtgtacattctaaagaagaCTGTGAGCAGACAAGTAAgattgttttattgcagaagagacattgcctgtCTCTACTACAGTAAACAGTCTGCATGCTCACAGTTCATGAAATGGAGAcaaaagttcagctttaactggaCAACTGCTCCGGATTCTGTCTGCTGAAGCTAtagtgaatcccccccccccccacttagttGTATAATGCTGTGTATGATGAGGTCATAAAACTCAGTAGAATACGTGTGATATTATATTTCTTTGTAATTGCATTATGCCATCTGCTAATCACAGGTGCTCataggcagtgctgggacaaggtcatccagtgcccagggcaaagatgccaaactgtgcctcccccccacccctcattcatgatgtgcaagcttaggggatcctacacccagcagtctctcgcttgtcaaaatcactgccacTACTCctatcagccttgtaacagaaggattGTAACAGCCTTGTAACAATGATTTCCCTACAGTAAAttattgtgcccagggcagccgtccctcctgcccacccattGTCCCGGCCCTGCTCATAGGTTTTGTGCAAGGTTAAAATCTGCTACGGAAATTGAGGAGTACATTATTGTTCCGAAAACctgacattttcaacatttttaagggaagagtgtaataaaatgtaatattatacaggatttatatagcgccaacagtttgtgcagcgctttacagcatgagTAATAGATGAGAAATAGTCCTATTTTGCATAACTTTCCTTTAAATTATTGATACCACTGAACAACTTCCTGCAATTCATCCAATTCTGCTgtaaattcattatttttatttcactttatttatcTCTGTACCTATGAGAATAGGAAGACCAGC
This window contains:
- the BLACAT1 gene encoding bladder cancer associated transcript 1 isoform X1, coding for MKNALKQVLLDIISIPTFQSMPQFTFACFCGLHGFCNMKPKKDKPQAEQETSV
- the BLACAT1 gene encoding bladder cancer associated transcript 1 isoform X3, giving the protein MPQFTFACFCGLHGFCNMKPKKDKPQAEQETSV
- the BLACAT1 gene encoding bladder cancer associated transcript 1 isoform X2, encoding MQNTVLLDIISIPTFQSMPQFTFACFCGLHGFCNMKPKKDKPQAEQETSV